In Corynebacterium endometrii, one DNA window encodes the following:
- a CDS encoding long-chain-fatty-acid--CoA ligase, translating to MTSAASAFESKAWLDSYAEWTPHSLDLGNDTLVDSYNANLAKNANKSATWFFGRQQTYAELDAQVKAAAAGLKAFGIRPGDKVAIVLPNCPQHIAAFYAVLKLGAVVVEHNPLYTAHELEGLFKDHGARVVIGWDKATEVFEHLRETTQLETVISVNMVEAMPRLQQLALKLPLPPIKEKRAQLTGDAPNTVPWNTLLSKAIGGQDFTPSYLPTKDDTAVILYTSGTTGAPKGAELSHGNIMSNIKMGEVWVPELGQHDERMLAALPMFHAYGMTLIAGLAVYIGGEMVLLPAPQVPLIMDIMKKHTPTWIPGVPTLYTKIIDAAKEQKIEIRGIRASLSGAAALPESTVKEWEQLTGGLLVEGYGLTETSPVVVGNPMSNARRPGYIGIPFPNTLVRIANPENLDETQPDGVEGELLVKGPQVFKGYLNNPQATEDAFHDGWYRTGDMAVMESDGFIKIVARIKEVIITGGFNVYPAEVEDAIRDHPDVEDVAVVGRPRPDGSEDVVACVTLRDGAALDPEGLKAHARERLTRYKVPRTFYHFDELAADQLGKIRRREVQADLLELLKSNKAQRQ from the coding sequence ATGACCTCAGCAGCCTCCGCCTTCGAATCCAAGGCCTGGCTAGATAGCTACGCCGAGTGGACCCCCCACTCCTTGGACCTGGGTAATGACACGCTGGTTGACTCTTACAATGCGAACCTGGCCAAAAATGCGAATAAGTCCGCCACCTGGTTCTTTGGCCGCCAGCAGACCTACGCCGAGCTCGACGCCCAGGTCAAGGCCGCCGCCGCGGGCCTCAAGGCCTTTGGCATCCGCCCGGGCGATAAGGTGGCGATAGTCCTGCCTAATTGTCCGCAGCACATCGCGGCCTTCTACGCGGTGCTCAAGCTGGGCGCCGTGGTTGTGGAGCATAACCCGCTCTACACGGCGCACGAGCTGGAAGGCCTCTTCAAGGACCATGGCGCCCGCGTGGTCATCGGCTGGGACAAGGCCACCGAAGTCTTTGAGCACCTGCGGGAGACCACCCAGCTGGAAACCGTCATTTCCGTCAACATGGTAGAGGCCATGCCCCGCCTGCAGCAGCTAGCGCTCAAGCTCCCCCTTCCCCCAATCAAGGAAAAGCGGGCCCAGCTTACCGGCGATGCGCCGAACACTGTCCCATGGAACACGCTGCTATCCAAGGCAATCGGCGGCCAGGATTTCACCCCGTCCTATCTCCCCACCAAGGATGACACCGCCGTCATCCTGTACACCTCCGGTACCACCGGCGCGCCTAAGGGCGCGGAGCTGAGCCACGGCAACATCATGTCCAACATCAAGATGGGTGAGGTTTGGGTGCCTGAACTGGGCCAGCACGATGAGCGCATGCTGGCCGCGCTGCCCATGTTCCACGCCTATGGCATGACCCTGATTGCCGGCCTGGCGGTCTACATCGGCGGCGAGATGGTGTTGCTGCCGGCCCCACAGGTCCCGCTCATCATGGACATCATGAAAAAACACACGCCTACCTGGATCCCGGGCGTGCCTACGCTGTACACCAAGATCATCGATGCCGCGAAAGAACAAAAAATTGAGATTCGGGGCATCCGCGCCTCCCTATCCGGTGCGGCCGCGCTCCCGGAGTCCACGGTCAAGGAATGGGAGCAGCTGACCGGCGGCCTGCTAGTCGAGGGCTATGGGCTTACCGAAACATCCCCCGTCGTCGTGGGCAACCCTATGTCCAACGCCCGCCGCCCGGGCTATATTGGCATCCCCTTTCCCAACACGCTCGTGCGGATTGCCAACCCGGAGAATTTAGATGAGACCCAGCCCGATGGCGTGGAAGGCGAGCTCCTTGTCAAGGGGCCACAGGTGTTCAAGGGCTACCTCAACAACCCGCAGGCCACTGAGGACGCATTCCATGACGGCTGGTACCGCACCGGTGACATGGCGGTGATGGAATCAGACGGCTTCATCAAGATCGTCGCCCGCATCAAGGAAGTCATCATCACCGGCGGCTTCAACGTCTACCCTGCCGAAGTGGAAGACGCCATCCGCGACCACCCGGATGTGGAAGACGTAGCGGTGGTTGGCCGCCCACGCCCGGACGGTTCCGAGGACGTCGTAGCCTGCGTCACCCTCCGTGACGGCGCGGCCTTAGATCCAGAAGGCCTCAAGGCACACGCCCGTGAGCGGCTTACCCGCTACAAGGTCCCACGCACCTTCTACCACTTTGATGAGCTGGCCGCTGACCAGCTCGGCAAGATTCGCCGCCGCGAGGTTCAGGCAGACCTTTTGGAGCTCCTGAAGAGCAATAAGGCACAGCGTCAATAG
- a CDS encoding type I polyketide synthase yields the protein MSLTPLLTMTTEQNRPAVLFAGQGSSWQKAIADAAATHHAASRLKSLLERARQLTGPVARTIASTCPGVFERLEQLIDTKPGATPETDAADVYPAVSIPGIVLGQIAAIDQLRDLGLPLSPETTDFAGHSQGCLGVAAVEDPEHALALAVLMGTAASVVHGASDPRPHMLSVRGLDRATLASHLSGEAAIAVVNGRTHHVLAGTPEDLQASQSALEAAAAAHNKQLESRSRGGDELSPLFDALPVALPFHHTSLAEAAQLTTEWAALCGITLKSASARELAEAILVDPHDWPATLGALEATHLLPLDRGLAKLTASATAGTGKVIVQAATPAERDQLATPGAELPAPRSYQDFAPRLVSIGGKQFTQTRFSDVTGLSPIILGGMTPTSADGEIVAAAANAGYWTEMAGGGMYSDEVFAEHKNNLIEHLQPGRTAQFNTMFFDRYLWNLHFGQARIVPKARAAGAPFNGVCISAGIPEVEEATQLIAQLTEDGFPYIAFKPGTAKQIRDVLAIARANPNFPVIVQVEDGHAGGHHSWVNLDDMLLDTYAEVREHGNALLAVGGGIYSPERASEYITGSWSERYGVPAMPVDAVFIGTVAMATKEAKATDSVKDLLVNTPGISPDSNGGWVGRGTGTNGVASSQSHLLADIHDLDNSFAAASRLITSLDSDEYEDKRDEIIAALNKTAKPYFGDVETMTYAEWVERFVELAHPFHDPTWDDRFFDLLHRVEARLHPSDHGEIHTLFPDIEEVADAPEMARRLLNAYPAARTTTVSPRDAAWWISLHYKHVKPMPWVPAIDGDLKVWFGKDTLWQAQDERYTADQVRIIPGPVAVAGITKKNEPVAELLGRFEAVSTRKLVDEGAEAEELFSRLASAKDAKAYIKSVPTIQWHGHLMANPAYEMDDDAYQLEQDADGNWNIVIHSDSYWDNLPEDQRPFYVRSVTVPLDLPAGVATGGSPVVSDERLPESVFALLEGLAGVGSTSETGDAITEMPVITPGSESPEAPFGTAEYSFTLPKSLLAAHTNVTGAGLGSASASGATHAPVGTPDALVGPCWPAIYVALGSGKLDSGYPVIEGLLNAVHLDHLIELRVPLEELADGRRIDVTSKCTGIDESASGRIVTVELELRDAARPDGTLGDIVATQVQRFAIRGRANGTATPTPAPEWGGGKYSTKVEPTPRSFVDRATVTAPADMTPFALVSGDYNPIHTSYNAAQLVNLQAPLVHGMWLSATAQHLAGKHGRVVGWTYSMYGMVQLNDEVEITVERVGRTGIHAALEVTCRIDGEVVSRGQALMAEPKTAYVYPGQGIQAEGMGRGDRDASPAAREIWRRADRHTRTNLGFSIQRIIDENPTVIEVRGTTFRHPQGVLHLTQFTQVALAVVAYAQTERLREANALASGALYAGHSLGEYTALASLANIFDLESVIDIVYSRGSAMGGLVERDEQGNSNYGMGALRPNLAGIAAEDVQAFVDGVAEESGEFLEIVNYNIAGQQYSIAGTKAGLKALEDKANGIAPRAYVAVPGIDVPFHSKVLRDGVAAFADKLDELLPETLDLDALVGRYIPNLVARPFELTQEFVDAVAPLAPSGKLDGLRVDEFAADDPGRHALARLLMIELLSWQFASPVRWIETQEYLFGEVEQIVEVGLASSPTLTNLAKRSMEVAGVDLPVFNVERDQDQVMLQDTVAAPAVEEPEAEADTPTAYAPAAAPAAEAPAAPAAETPAAATPAAPAATGGGSGADAPDLPFKAAQAIMVLFAFQNKIRIEQINDSDTVEELTNGVSSRRNQLLMDMSAEIGVPAIDGAADADVATLRERVNTAAPGYSAFGGVIGEAVTARLRQLTGAAGVKPAYVGERVTGPWGLPASWTAHVEAEILLGTRDEDSVRGGSLNTVPASASSKADVDGIIDAAIQNVAAANGTSVSMNSGGGAGGGGVVDSAALDAYADTVTGPDGVLATAARQVLAQLGHIEEGAEFEAPDTTLFDAVEAELGPGWVRTVAPAFNAKRAVLFDDRWASAREDLARVALGELDLPVARFKGTGETVAKQAAWWAANGGEGDLAAIAEAARGASEGEYAKDVALVTGAAPGSIATALVERLLEGGATVIMTASNVSQSRKEFTRTLYAAHAAPGAALWVVPANLSSFRDVDALIDWIGTEQKESVGNEVKITKPALVPTLAFPFAAPSVSGSLADAGAQAENQARLLLWSLERTIARLSELAQNAVDTRTHIVIPGSPNRGTFGGDGAYGETKAALDAIVNKWSSEAGWPDGVTLAQAKIGWVSGTHLMGGNDALIPAAEAAGIHVWTPEEISSELMDLASAENRAKAAEAPLHKDLTGGLDDAGVSISELARTADLGGQAADSSESASAPTIQALPNPVCVEQPGGIEVGEVTTPLDDMVVIAGVGEVSSWGSGRTRFEAEFGLQRDGTVEMTAAGVLELAWMTGLVRWSEDPHPGWYDANGTAVAEEDIYERFRDEVVARSGVRTLTDKYHLKDQGSIDLTTVFLDRDITFTVASEAEASDIAAADPDMTRIREADGEWEVTRLKGATARVPRKATLTRTVAAQMPDDFDAANWGIPANMLDSLDRMAVWNLVTAIDAFTQAGFSPAELLKSIHPSQVATTQGTGIGGMESLHKVFVTRFLGEERPSDILQEALPNVIAAHTMQSLVGGYGSMIHPIGACATAAVSIEEGVDKIALGKADVVVAGGIDDVQVESLTGFGDMNATAETAKMTAQGIDNRFISRANDRRRGGFLEGEGGGTVLLVRGSLARELGLPVYAVVAHAASYGDGAHTSIPAPGLGALGAGRGRENSKLAQGLRGLGLTPNDVSVLSKHDTSTNANDPNESELHSILWPAIGRDADEPLFVISQKTLTGHSKAGAALFQTGGIIDVFRTGRIPANVSLDCVDPLIEPKAKNLVWLRSPLDLQAAGRSIKAAALTSLGFGHVGALLVYAHPGVFEAAIEQQLGSHAAQDWKKRASQRLAAGAAHFEAGMLGREQLFTAIEGRRLPRRSWNGAATAEVEGYGRVSADKAAEIALLLDGDVRLTEDGTFPAV from the coding sequence ATGTCCTTGACCCCGCTGCTCACCATGACCACCGAGCAGAACCGTCCGGCCGTCCTCTTTGCTGGCCAGGGTTCTTCCTGGCAAAAGGCAATCGCGGACGCCGCCGCAACCCACCATGCCGCTTCCCGCCTCAAAAGCCTGCTGGAGCGCGCCCGCCAGCTCACCGGCCCCGTGGCCCGAACCATTGCGTCAACCTGCCCGGGCGTCTTTGAGCGACTCGAGCAGCTCATAGACACCAAGCCCGGCGCGACACCGGAAACCGACGCGGCGGATGTGTACCCGGCCGTCTCCATCCCGGGAATCGTGCTCGGTCAGATTGCCGCCATCGATCAGCTTCGGGATCTGGGCCTGCCGCTCAGCCCGGAGACCACGGACTTCGCCGGCCATTCCCAGGGCTGCCTGGGCGTTGCCGCAGTAGAGGATCCTGAGCACGCGTTGGCGTTGGCCGTGCTGATGGGCACGGCGGCGTCGGTGGTGCATGGGGCGTCCGATCCGCGCCCGCACATGCTCTCCGTGCGCGGCCTGGACCGCGCGACCCTGGCATCGCACCTGTCCGGCGAGGCGGCGATCGCCGTGGTCAACGGCCGCACTCACCACGTGCTGGCCGGAACGCCGGAGGATCTTCAGGCCTCCCAATCCGCGCTCGAGGCCGCCGCCGCGGCGCACAACAAGCAACTGGAGTCCCGCTCCCGTGGCGGCGATGAGCTCTCACCACTTTTCGATGCCCTGCCGGTCGCCCTGCCCTTCCACCACACTTCCCTAGCCGAGGCGGCGCAGCTCACCACCGAGTGGGCCGCGCTGTGCGGCATCACCCTGAAGTCTGCCTCCGCCCGCGAGCTGGCGGAAGCAATCCTGGTCGACCCGCATGATTGGCCGGCGACCCTGGGCGCGCTCGAAGCCACCCACTTACTGCCGCTGGACCGCGGCCTGGCCAAGCTCACCGCGTCCGCCACCGCGGGCACGGGCAAGGTCATCGTTCAGGCTGCCACCCCGGCCGAGCGTGACCAGCTGGCCACCCCGGGCGCCGAGCTGCCCGCGCCCCGCTCCTACCAGGACTTCGCACCGCGCCTGGTGTCCATCGGCGGCAAGCAATTTACGCAGACCCGCTTTTCCGACGTCACCGGCCTGTCCCCCATCATCCTCGGCGGCATGACGCCCACCTCCGCCGACGGCGAGATTGTGGCCGCCGCCGCCAACGCCGGCTACTGGACCGAAATGGCCGGTGGCGGCATGTACTCCGATGAGGTCTTCGCGGAGCACAAGAACAACCTCATTGAGCACCTTCAACCGGGCCGCACCGCGCAGTTCAACACCATGTTCTTCGACCGCTACCTGTGGAACCTGCACTTTGGACAGGCCCGCATAGTGCCCAAGGCCCGCGCCGCCGGCGCACCGTTTAACGGCGTGTGCATCTCCGCCGGCATCCCGGAGGTCGAGGAGGCCACCCAGCTGATTGCCCAGCTCACCGAGGACGGCTTCCCATACATCGCATTCAAGCCGGGCACGGCTAAGCAGATACGCGACGTTCTGGCCATCGCGCGCGCCAACCCGAATTTCCCGGTCATCGTCCAGGTAGAGGACGGCCACGCCGGCGGCCACCACTCCTGGGTCAACCTCGATGACATGCTGCTCGATACGTACGCGGAGGTCCGCGAGCATGGCAATGCGCTGCTAGCCGTGGGCGGCGGCATCTACTCCCCGGAGCGCGCGTCTGAGTACATCACCGGTTCCTGGTCTGAGCGTTACGGCGTTCCCGCCATGCCGGTGGATGCCGTCTTCATCGGCACGGTGGCAATGGCCACCAAGGAGGCCAAGGCCACCGATTCCGTCAAGGACCTGCTGGTCAACACGCCCGGCATTTCGCCGGACTCGAATGGCGGCTGGGTTGGCCGCGGCACCGGGACCAATGGCGTGGCCTCGTCCCAGTCCCACCTGCTGGCCGATATCCACGACCTGGACAACTCTTTCGCCGCCGCCTCCCGCCTCATCACGTCCCTTGACAGCGACGAGTATGAAGACAAGCGCGATGAGATCATCGCGGCTCTGAACAAGACCGCTAAGCCGTACTTCGGCGACGTTGAGACCATGACCTACGCGGAGTGGGTGGAGCGCTTTGTCGAGCTGGCCCACCCCTTCCACGATCCAACCTGGGATGACCGCTTCTTCGACCTGCTGCACCGCGTCGAGGCCCGCCTGCACCCAAGCGATCACGGCGAGATTCACACTCTTTTCCCGGACATAGAGGAGGTCGCCGACGCGCCCGAGATGGCCCGGCGCCTGCTCAACGCCTACCCGGCGGCACGCACAACCACCGTTTCCCCGCGTGACGCCGCGTGGTGGATTTCACTGCACTACAAGCACGTCAAGCCTATGCCCTGGGTCCCCGCCATCGATGGCGATCTTAAAGTGTGGTTCGGCAAGGACACCCTCTGGCAGGCCCAGGATGAGCGTTACACCGCCGACCAGGTCCGCATCATCCCGGGACCGGTCGCCGTGGCCGGAATTACCAAGAAGAACGAGCCGGTCGCTGAACTCCTGGGCCGCTTCGAAGCCGTGTCGACTCGCAAGCTCGTCGACGAAGGCGCAGAGGCTGAAGAGCTCTTCTCCCGCCTGGCTTCCGCCAAGGACGCCAAGGCCTACATTAAGTCCGTCCCCACCATCCAGTGGCACGGTCACCTCATGGCCAACCCCGCCTACGAGATGGATGATGACGCCTATCAGCTTGAACAGGACGCGGACGGCAACTGGAACATTGTCATTCACTCCGATTCCTACTGGGACAACCTCCCAGAAGATCAGCGCCCGTTCTATGTGAGGTCCGTGACCGTCCCTTTGGATCTGCCCGCGGGCGTCGCCACGGGTGGCTCCCCCGTGGTCTCCGACGAGCGCCTGCCGGAATCCGTCTTCGCCCTGCTCGAGGGCCTAGCGGGCGTGGGCTCCACCTCCGAGACCGGCGATGCCATTACCGAGATGCCGGTCATCACCCCGGGCTCGGAGTCCCCCGAGGCGCCGTTCGGCACCGCCGAGTACTCTTTTACCCTGCCGAAGTCCCTGCTGGCCGCCCACACCAACGTCACCGGCGCCGGCCTGGGCAGCGCCTCGGCCAGCGGCGCGACCCACGCGCCCGTAGGAACCCCTGACGCCCTGGTGGGCCCATGCTGGCCAGCCATCTACGTGGCCTTGGGTTCGGGCAAGCTTGATTCCGGTTACCCGGTCATCGAGGGGCTGCTCAACGCGGTCCACCTGGACCACCTCATCGAACTGCGAGTCCCGCTCGAGGAACTCGCTGACGGCCGCCGCATCGACGTGACCTCCAAGTGCACGGGCATCGATGAGTCCGCCTCCGGCCGCATCGTCACCGTGGAACTCGAACTGCGCGACGCCGCGAGACCCGACGGAACCCTCGGCGACATTGTCGCCACCCAGGTTCAGCGTTTCGCCATCCGCGGACGCGCTAACGGCACCGCCACCCCAACTCCTGCACCAGAGTGGGGTGGCGGCAAATACTCCACCAAGGTGGAGCCAACCCCTCGGTCCTTCGTGGACCGCGCCACCGTCACCGCGCCCGCAGACATGACCCCGTTCGCCCTAGTCTCCGGTGACTATAATCCGATCCACACCTCCTACAACGCGGCCCAGCTGGTCAACCTGCAGGCCCCCTTGGTCCACGGCATGTGGCTGTCCGCCACGGCGCAACACCTCGCGGGCAAGCATGGCCGCGTGGTGGGGTGGACCTACTCCATGTACGGCATGGTGCAGCTCAACGATGAGGTTGAAATCACCGTAGAGCGCGTGGGCCGCACCGGCATCCACGCGGCCCTCGAGGTCACCTGCCGAATCGACGGTGAGGTGGTCTCCCGTGGCCAAGCGCTCATGGCGGAACCCAAGACCGCCTACGTCTACCCGGGCCAGGGCATCCAGGCTGAGGGCATGGGCCGCGGTGACCGCGACGCGTCCCCAGCGGCCCGCGAAATCTGGCGCCGCGCGGACAGGCACACCCGCACCAACCTGGGCTTTAGCATCCAGCGCATCATTGATGAAAACCCCACCGTTATCGAGGTGCGCGGCACCACCTTCCGCCACCCGCAGGGCGTGCTGCACCTAACGCAATTTACCCAGGTAGCTCTGGCCGTGGTTGCCTACGCCCAGACGGAGCGCCTGCGCGAGGCGAACGCCCTGGCCTCCGGCGCCCTCTACGCCGGCCACTCCCTGGGCGAATACACCGCGCTGGCCTCCCTGGCCAACATCTTTGACCTCGAATCCGTCATTGACATCGTCTACTCCCGCGGCTCCGCGATGGGCGGACTGGTCGAACGCGACGAGCAAGGAAACTCCAACTACGGTATGGGGGCTCTGCGCCCAAACCTGGCCGGCATCGCCGCCGAGGACGTGCAGGCATTCGTCGACGGGGTCGCCGAAGAATCCGGCGAGTTCCTGGAGATTGTCAACTACAACATCGCCGGCCAGCAGTACTCCATCGCCGGCACCAAGGCCGGCTTGAAGGCCCTGGAAGACAAGGCCAACGGCATCGCCCCGCGAGCCTACGTGGCAGTTCCGGGCATCGATGTCCCGTTCCATTCCAAGGTCCTGCGCGATGGCGTTGCCGCCTTCGCCGACAAGCTGGACGAGCTCCTTCCCGAGACCCTCGACCTCGACGCCCTAGTGGGCCGCTACATTCCCAACCTTGTAGCCCGCCCATTTGAACTGACCCAGGAGTTCGTGGACGCCGTGGCCCCACTGGCACCGTCCGGCAAGCTGGATGGCCTGCGCGTCGATGAATTCGCCGCCGATGATCCCGGCCGCCACGCCCTGGCGCGCCTGCTGATGATAGAGCTACTGTCCTGGCAGTTCGCCTCCCCCGTGCGCTGGATTGAGACCCAGGAGTACCTCTTCGGCGAGGTGGAGCAGATTGTGGAGGTCGGCCTGGCATCGTCGCCAACCCTGACCAACCTGGCTAAACGCTCCATGGAGGTTGCGGGCGTTGACCTGCCAGTCTTCAACGTCGAGCGCGACCAGGACCAGGTCATGCTGCAGGACACCGTCGCCGCGCCGGCCGTCGAAGAACCAGAAGCGGAAGCTGACACCCCAACAGCCTATGCTCCGGCAGCCGCCCCTGCGGCAGAAGCACCGGCTGCACCTGCTGCGGAAACCCCGGCAGCCGCAACCCCGGCGGCTCCCGCTGCCACCGGCGGCGGTTCCGGCGCCGACGCTCCGGACCTGCCATTCAAGGCGGCCCAGGCCATCATGGTTCTCTTCGCTTTCCAGAACAAGATCCGCATCGAGCAAATCAACGATTCTGACACCGTGGAAGAGTTGACCAATGGCGTATCGTCCCGTCGTAACCAGCTGCTGATGGACATGTCCGCCGAAATCGGCGTGCCGGCCATCGATGGCGCTGCCGATGCTGACGTGGCCACCCTGCGTGAGCGAGTCAACACCGCAGCTCCTGGCTATTCCGCGTTCGGCGGTGTTATCGGCGAAGCCGTGACCGCGCGCCTGCGCCAGCTGACCGGTGCTGCCGGCGTCAAGCCTGCCTACGTCGGCGAGCGCGTGACCGGCCCATGGGGTCTGCCAGCATCCTGGACCGCCCACGTTGAAGCGGAAATCCTGCTGGGCACCCGCGATGAAGACTCCGTTCGTGGCGGCAGCCTGAACACCGTTCCGGCATCCGCGTCTTCCAAGGCTGACGTTGATGGCATCATCGACGCCGCAATCCAGAACGTTGCGGCTGCCAACGGCACGTCCGTTTCCATGAACTCCGGCGGCGGCGCTGGTGGCGGCGGAGTCGTCGACTCTGCAGCCCTGGATGCCTACGCAGATACTGTGACCGGCCCAGACGGCGTTCTGGCTACCGCGGCTCGTCAGGTTCTGGCCCAGCTTGGCCACATCGAAGAGGGCGCAGAGTTTGAAGCACCAGACACCACCCTGTTCGACGCCGTCGAGGCCGAGCTCGGCCCCGGCTGGGTCAGGACCGTCGCCCCCGCATTCAACGCAAAGCGCGCGGTGCTGTTCGACGACCGCTGGGCTTCCGCCCGCGAAGACCTGGCCCGAGTCGCACTTGGCGAGCTCGACCTGCCGGTTGCCCGCTTCAAGGGCACCGGTGAGACCGTAGCTAAGCAGGCCGCATGGTGGGCCGCCAACGGTGGCGAAGGCGACTTGGCTGCTATTGCGGAGGCGGCACGGGGTGCCTCGGAAGGTGAATATGCCAAGGACGTCGCGCTGGTCACCGGCGCCGCCCCTGGCTCCATCGCCACGGCCCTGGTTGAGCGCCTGCTGGAAGGCGGCGCGACCGTCATCATGACCGCGTCGAACGTGTCCCAGTCCCGTAAGGAATTCACCCGCACACTCTACGCCGCGCACGCCGCTCCCGGCGCGGCCCTGTGGGTTGTCCCTGCGAACCTGAGCTCCTTCCGCGACGTCGATGCACTCATCGACTGGATCGGCACCGAGCAGAAGGAATCCGTCGGCAACGAGGTCAAGATCACCAAGCCTGCGCTGGTTCCAACCCTGGCATTCCCATTCGCAGCACCGTCTGTATCCGGCTCCCTGGCCGACGCCGGCGCGCAGGCGGAAAACCAGGCCCGCCTGCTGTTGTGGTCTTTGGAACGCACCATCGCGCGGCTGTCCGAGCTCGCCCAGAACGCCGTCGACACCCGCACCCACATCGTGATTCCGGGTTCCCCGAACCGCGGCACCTTTGGTGGCGACGGCGCCTACGGTGAGACCAAGGCCGCGCTGGACGCCATCGTGAACAAGTGGTCCTCCGAGGCCGGCTGGCCGGATGGCGTCACCCTGGCCCAGGCCAAGATCGGCTGGGTCTCCGGCACCCACCTCATGGGCGGCAATGACGCGCTCATACCAGCCGCCGAGGCAGCGGGAATCCACGTCTGGACACCAGAAGAAATCAGCTCCGAACTCATGGACCTGGCATCTGCGGAGAACCGCGCCAAGGCGGCCGAGGCTCCTTTGCACAAGGACCTCACCGGTGGCCTGGACGACGCCGGTGTCTCCATCTCCGAGCTGGCACGCACCGCTGACCTGGGCGGCCAGGCCGCGGACTCTTCCGAGTCTGCGTCGGCACCGACCATCCAGGCGCTGCCTAACCCAGTCTGCGTTGAGCAGCCCGGTGGCATCGAGGTAGGAGAGGTCACCACCCCGCTTGATGACATGGTGGTCATCGCCGGCGTGGGCGAGGTGTCCTCCTGGGGTTCCGGACGCACCCGCTTCGAGGCCGAGTTTGGCCTGCAGCGTGACGGCACCGTCGAGATGACCGCCGCCGGCGTCCTGGAACTGGCATGGATGACCGGCCTTGTGCGCTGGTCCGAGGATCCACACCCGGGCTGGTATGACGCTAACGGCACCGCCGTTGCCGAGGAAGACATCTACGAGCGCTTCCGCGATGAGGTGGTGGCCCGCTCCGGCGTGCGCACCCTGACGGACAAGTACCACCTTAAAGACCAAGGCTCTATCGACCTGACCACGGTATTTTTGGATAGGGACATTACGTTCACGGTGGCGTCGGAAGCTGAGGCGAGCGACATAGCCGCCGCCGACCCTGACATGACCCGCATCCGCGAGGCCGACGGCGAGTGGGAGGTCACCCGCCTCAAGGGCGCCACCGCCAGGGTCCCACGCAAGGCGACCCTTACCCGCACCGTTGCGGCCCAGATGCCCGATGATTTCGACGCCGCAAACTGGGGCATCCCAGCAAACATGCTGGACTCCCTGGACCGCATGGCGGTGTGGAACCTGGTCACCGCGATCGACGCGTTTACCCAGGCCGGCTTCAGCCCGGCGGAGCTGCTGAAATCCATCCACCCGTCCCAGGTGGCGACCACGCAGGGCACCGGCATCGGCGGCATGGAGTCCCTGCACAAGGTCTTCGTCACCCGCTTTTTGGGTGAGGAACGCCCGTCTGACATCCTGCAGGAGGCGCTGCCAAACGTGATCGCCGCGCACACCATGCAGTCCCTGGTGGGTGGCTACGGCTCCATGATCCACCCGATCGGCGCGTGCGCCACCGCGGCCGTCTCCATCGAGGAGGGCGTGGACAAGATCGCCCTGGGCAAGGCTGACGTGGTTGTGGCCGGCGGTATCGATGATGTTCAGGTCGAATCCCTCACCGGTTTTGGTGACATGAACGCCACCGCAGAGACGGCGAAGATGACCGCGCAGGGCATCGACAACCGCTTCATCTCCCGCGCGAATGACCGCCGACGCGGCGGCTTCCTCGAGGGCGAGGGCGGGGGCACCGTTCTCCTAGTGCGTGGCTCCTTGGCCCGCGAGCTGGGACTGCCCGTCTACGCCGTGGTGGCCCACGCGGCCTCCTATGGCGATGGCGCCCACACCTCCATCCCGGCCCCCGGCCTGGGTGCGCTGGGAGCGGGCCGCGGCCGCGAAAACTCGAAGCTCGCTCAGGGACTTCGCGGGCTGGGGCTGACCCCGAACGACGTGTCCGTCCTGTCCAAGCATGACACCTCCACCAACGCCAATGACCCCAATGAGTCGGAATTGCACTCCATATTGTGGCCAGCCATTGGCCGCGACGCCGACGAGCCGCTATTCGTCATCTCCCAGAAGACGCTCACCGGCCACTCCAAGGCGGGCGCGGCGCTGTTCCAGACCGGCGGCATCATCGATGTCTTCCGCACCGGGCGCATCCCGGCGAACGTGTCCCTGGACTGCGTGGATCCGCTCATCGAGCCAAAGGCCAAGAATTTAGTCTGGCTTCGCTCACCGCTCGATCTGCAGGCCGCCGGCCGAAGCATTAAGGCCGCCGCCCTGACCTCCCTGGGATTCGGACACGTGGGCGCGCTGCTGGTCTACGCCCACCCCGGCGTCTTCGAGGCGGCGATTGAGCAGCAGCTGGGCAGCCACGCTGCCCAGGACTGGAAAAAGCGCGCGTCCCAGCGACTGGCCGCCGGTGCCGCCCACTTCGAGGCCGGCATGCTGGGCCGCGAGCAGCTGTTCACCGCCATCGAGGGCCGGCGCCTGCCGCGCCGCTCTTGGAACGGCGCGGCGACAGCCGAAGTTGAGGGATACGGCCGCGTCTCCGCGGACAAGGCGGCCGAGATCGCCCTGCTGCTCGACGGCGACGTACGCCTGACCGAGGACGGCACCTTCCCAGCCGTCTAA